In Eucalyptus grandis isolate ANBG69807.140 chromosome 4, ASM1654582v1, whole genome shotgun sequence, the following proteins share a genomic window:
- the LOC104441274 gene encoding cytochrome P450 CYP71D312: MEMAIYPNMIFSPYGEYWRQMRKICVTELLSAPRVRSFKSIREEEARGLVDNMRSLSCSPFNLSEKIFAFSNSIISKAAVGRRCKQQEAFIALLKESVALTGGFGVAEIFPSLKILTRLSRMKSKLDMLVGKMDKIFDSIIEEHKMEIDRSSRINEDDALGGGEDILDVLLRLEQSKEVGFHPTVDDIKGLILELFGAGSYSSSATVEWTMSELIRNPEVMAKAQAEVRQALKGKHHVEESDLNELKYLKSIIKETLRLHPPAPLIPREAIEEAEIDGYRVPVNSRIIVNALTLGRDPDYWTDSEKYEPERFLESSVDFKGTDFQFLPFGSGRRSCPGTAFAYANIELLLASFLYHFDWKLPNGKAPEELDMTETFGMVVKRKNDLNVRHCDAAALDAIVNEDLVEANVIVNAIGEAGAVDELVDHEDAITKDDVLEEAHVDLAPELILEDDDVLAMEGATPGGGAAGLGNEVLGGEQSLEKLQMMELFEKEGRKLEKKVLLERVLILLV; this comes from the exons ATGGAGATGGCCATTTACCCGAACATGATCTTCTCGCCCTACGGCGAATATTGGAGGCAAATGCGCAAGATTTGCGTCACAGAGCTCCTGAGCGCACCCCGCGTCCGGTCTTTTAAATCCATTAGAGAAGAGGAGGCGCGTGGTTTGGTTGATAACATGCGGTCATTGTCCTGTTCGCCATTCAATCTAAGCGAGAAAATCTTCGCTTTCTCGAATAGCATAATTTCCAAGGCGGCTGTCGGCAGAAGGTGCAAGCAACAAGAGGCATTCATCGCGTTGCTTAAAGAGTCGGTCGCGTTGACCGGTGGCTTTGGCGTGGCTGAGATTTTTCCGTCGCTCAAAATTCTAACCCGCCTGAGCAGGATGAAATCGAAACTAGATATGTTGGTGGGGAAGATGGACAAGATCTTCGATAGCATCATCGAAGAACATAAGATGGAAATAGATCGATCCTCGAGAATTAACGAGGATGATGCGTTGGGCGGAGGAGAAGATATTCTTGATGTGCTCTTGAGACTTGAGCAGTCCAAGGAGGTCGGGTTTCATCCGACTGTCGATGATATTAAAGGTCTCATTCTG GAATTATTTGGGGCTGGGAGCTACAGTTCATCGGCAACCGTGGAGTGGACGATGTCAGAACTAATCCGAAACCCGGAAGTGATGGCCAAGGCACAGGCCGAGGTGAGACAAGCCCTAAAAGGAAAGCATCATGTAGAAGAATCGGACCTCAATGAGCTCAAGTACTTGAAATCGATCATCAAAGAAACCCTGAGGCTCCACCCTCCGGCCCCTTTGATTCCTAGGGAAGCGATTGAAGAAGCCGAAATCGATGGGTACAGAGTACCTGTAAATTCCCGGATCATCGTCAATGCGCTGACGCTAGGAAGAGACCCCGATTACTGGACCGACTCAGAGAAGTACGAGCCGGAGAGGTTCCTCGAGTCCTCGGTGGACTTCAAAGGGAcggacttccaatttcttccttttgggtCCGGTAGGAGGTCGTGCCCTGGCACTGCATTCGCCTATGCGAACATAGAGCTCCTGTTGGCGTCGTTTTTGTACCATTTTGACTGGAAGCTGCCCAATGGGAAGGCCCCAGAGGAGCTCGACATGACGGAGACTTTCGGGATGGTGGTCAAGAGAAAGAACGACTTGAAT GTGCGTCACTGCGATGCTGCTGCTCTTGATGCGATTGTAAATGAGGATCTTGTGGAGGCCAATGTTATTGTGAAT GCAATTGGAGAGGCCGGTGCCGTCGACGAACTCGTAGATCATGAAGATGCTATCACCAAAGAT GATGTCCTTGAAGAGGCGCACGTTGATCTTGCGCCTGAACTTATTTTGGAAGATGATGACGTCCTCGCCATGGAAGGAGCAACTCCAGGGGGAGGAGCAGCAGGGCTTGGCAATGAAGTTCTTGGTGGCGAGCAAAGtttggaaaaattgcaaatgaTGGAATTGTTCGAGAAGGAGGGGCGAAAGTTGGAGAAGAAGGTGTTGTTAGAGAGGgtattgatattgctagtatga